Proteins co-encoded in one Montipora capricornis isolate CH-2021 chromosome 12, ASM3666992v2, whole genome shotgun sequence genomic window:
- the LOC138025864 gene encoding uncharacterized protein, with protein MPIAFFTRVVTLRFLATGEPFQSLQYQFRISRTAISEIVIATCYERINSLGRKYLKTPSSEEEWLQVSEMFESRWNIPNRLGAIDGRCGVQWDRALDGTIWNKSDLKNHLSSAENGLHVPPPAPLPGRELAVPYAITGDDAFGLKTFLMKPYPLLGLSNEGRIYNYRLSRMRRVSENAFGILANKWRIFLSPVVLEPEKVQMITLAALTLHNFLLPKKTSNYGNIDDLSMGDVEVTSSSWLDLSLPCSNNHSSKAKLIRAEFKDYFNNDGAVSWQWHACGIER; from the exons ATGCCCATTGCGTTTTTCACGCGTGTCGTTACCCTCAGATTTCTAGCAACAGGAGAACCTTTTCAGTCTCTACAATACCAGTTTCGCATCAGCAGAACTGCTATCTCGGAGATTGTAATAGCAACTTGTTACGAGAGAATAAACTCACTTGGAAGAAAATACCTCAAGACGCCAAGTAGCGAAGAAGAATGGCTGCAAGTATCTGAAATGTTCGAAAGCCGGTGGAACATTCCTAATAGATTAGGAGCCATAGATG GCAGATGTGGGGTGCAATGGGATCGAGCTTTAGATGgtacaatttggaataagtCTGACTTGAAAAACCACCTCAGCTCGGCTGAAAATGGCCTACACGTACCTCCTCCTGCTCCTCTCCCTGGTAGAGAATTGGCTGTACCGTACGCTATAACAGGTGACGATGCCTTTGGTTTAAAAACATTTCTGATGAAGCCATATCCCCTCTTAGGACTATCCAATGAGGGGAGGATTTACAATTATAGATTATCGAGGATGAGACGTGTTTCAGAAAATGCATTTGGTATCCTGGCCAACAAATGGAGAATTTTCCTTTCACCAGTTGTCCTTGAACCAGAAAAAGTCCAGATGATTACCCTAGCTGCCCTCACTCTGCACAATTTTTTACTGCCCAAGAAAACAAGTAACTATGGTAACATTGATGACCTGAGCATGGGAGATGTAGAAGTAACCTCTAGCTCTTGGCTTGATCTTTCTTTGCCTTGCAGTAATAACCATTCCTCAAAGGCGAAACTCATCAGAGCTGAGTTTAAGGATTATTTTAACAATGATGGTGCTGTATCCTGGCAGTGGCATGCATGTGGAATAGAGAGATAG